One stretch of Brachyhypopomus gauderio isolate BG-103 chromosome 8, BGAUD_0.2, whole genome shotgun sequence DNA includes these proteins:
- the stradb gene encoding STE20-related kinase adapter protein beta isoform X7 has protein sequence MDISTLGRGVGDQRSNLDCSCISSHTQVQPISIEDQYEDVSQPYLSSDWSPCSARGGGDVLMGLSAQPSDYQLLSVLGNCCSHCPLHKPSLPTARWCFIFCLCLIGCVRASLCASVSVCLRLCMPPSLCVSLVRAGCGFNNMSQISMARHKPSGRLLTVKTTNLDECTEDELLQLMNEVLLSRRLRHPNLLTSRMVFCFCCQLWVLSPLMSYGSADFLLRSYFPDGMSESLIAYLLHGVLKALHYLHHMGYVHRGVKASHILLSAEGRVCLSGLHGVYSLMKDGKRMRAAFDMPQHSPALLPWLSPELLRQDLRGYGVKSDLYSVGILVCELVRGRVPFQDMPPTLMLLQKLRGSHSCLLDVAPYTLGELGALKVSRSGVDSGIGESVAAGSLTRAATAERPQSPGPKNHSPTLHNLLHLCLQHQPERR, from the exons ATGGACATCAGCACATTGGGACGTGGTGTTGGAGATCAGCGCTCTAATCTG GATTGCTCCTGCATCTCCTCCCACACTCAGGTCCAGCCAATCAGCATAGAGGACCAGTATGAGGACGTCAGTCAGCCGTACCTG agCAGTGACTGGTCCCCCTGCTCTGCTCGGGGGGGAGGTGATGTCCTCATGGGTTTGTCTGCTCAACCTTCAGACTATCAGCTGCTCTCTGTTCTGGGTAACTGCTGCTCTCACTGCCCACTGCATAAACCCTCACTGCCCACTGCACGATGGTGCTTCATTTTTTGCCTGTGTTTAATAGGCTGTGTTCGTGCGTCTCTGTGTGCATCCGTCTCTGTGTGCCTCCGTCTCTGTATGCCtccgtctctgtgtgtgtcccttGTACGTGCAGGGTGCGGCTTTAATAACATGAGCCAGATCAGCATGGCTCGTCACAAACCCTCCGGGCGACTGCTGACCGTGAAGACCACAAACCTGGATGAGTGTACAGAAGATGAACTGCTGCAGCTGATG AACGAAGTGCTGTTGTCTAGACGCCTGCGTCACCCAAACCTTCTCACGTCCAGGATGGTCTTCTGCTTCTGCTGCCAGCTCTGGGTTCTCTCACCTCTAATGAGCTACG gctcTGCAGACTTTCTGCTCAGGTCTTATTTCCCAGATGGGATGAGTGAGTCTCTTATAGCATACCTGCTGCACGGAGTCCTGAAGGCTCTCCACTACCTACACCATATGGGCTACGTGCACAG gGGTGTGAAGGCGAGTCACATCCTCTTGTCTGCTGAGGgccgtgtgtgtttgtctggacTGCATGGCGTCTACAGTCTGATGAAAGATGGAAAGCGGATGAGAGCTGCGTTTGACATGCCACAGCACAGCCCCGCCCTCCTGCCCTGGCTCAGCCCCGAACTGCTGagacaa GACCTACGTGGTTATGGAGTGAAGTCAGATCTCTACAGTGTGGGCATCCTTGTGTGTGAGCTGGTCAGGGGGAGGGTTCCCTTCCAGGACATGCCTCCCACTCTG ATGCTGCTGCAGAAGTTGCGGGGTTCTCACAGCTGTCTGCTCGACGTCGCCCCCTACACACTGGGAGAGCTTGGTGCTTTGAAGGTGTCCCGTTCTGGTGTGGACTCAGGTATTGGGGAAAGTGTAGCGGCTGGCAGTCTGACGCGTGCAGCCACAGCGGAGCGGCCCCAGAGCCCGGGCCCCAAAAACCACTCGCCCACCCTGCACAACCTACTGCACCTGTGCCTGCAACACCAGCCTGAGCGCAG GTAA